Proteins found in one Channa argus isolate prfri chromosome 7, Channa argus male v1.0, whole genome shotgun sequence genomic segment:
- the LOC137130586 gene encoding sialic acid-binding Ig-like lectin 16, whose translation MMRKRDTLQSRGEKGAREQDKECKGCLVGETDCLKLQIRMKVFIWATLLFSVRSSNADTGASLGRPSCHYNYCISLIEGEITAEAGLCVVIPCSFITDPDFTPQYVVWFRCEPSKTRCTETDMIFHSNKNNQNVQSEFRERVSHLEPEISQNNCSIIINDLKKSDSGSYQLRVNGLLSGKQDGFTFIPRATVSVKGLSQKPTVMIPPLTEGHQATLTCTAPGLCSGSVPEITWTWRRAGVNDSHITGNITDFKTENLTAVTQRHSSTLTFDPSAEHHGTEVTCKVRFTRNIITDETVTLNVSYVKEVKITGKTSVKKGETLNLTCSVESFPPSFVMWTKLSEQNMQNRTEANLQKDTEPQKQTGMAALSISNVTADHSGQYICTAKHLNHTLKKQANVTVTYIRNPAITGNTTVIMGESLNLTCNVQSFPPTIIMWTKPGPTSLHNGTDTDLQTNSGSATLFIPEMTAKHSGMYRCIVKHMDTTLHVLANVTVIWFPKILSSSGCEVQSDVLTCVCISEGLPLPTTKWPLLENHTEYSVTTTVSNHTVNSTIILTVNHVNTSVECVINNKNWEVKQNFAIRKSLPVQQGGCVSSQLNSFCFKPQSDHIFSITFSTVNYNKLYTCCCIIIQDKIFSFPPSDCR comes from the exons atgatgaggaagagagacacacttcagagcagaggagagaaaggagcTAGAGAACAGGACAAAGag TGCAAAGGTTGTCTGGTGGGAGAGACTGACTGTCTCAAACTGCAAATCAGAATGAAAGTTTTCATCTGGGCgactctgcttttctctgtgagAAGCAGCAATGCTGATACAG GGGCATCACTGGGACGTCCATCCTGTCATTATAACTACTGTATCAGTCTTATTGAAGGTGAAATAACAGCAGAGGCTGGACTCTGTGTTGTGATAccatgttctttcattactgatCCTGACTTTACACCCCAATATGTAGTTTGGTTCAGATGTGAACCATCTAAAACAAGATGTACAGAAACAGACATGATATTTCACAGTAACAAGAACAACCAAAATGTTCAGTCTGAGTTTAGAGAACGAGTTTCACACTTGGAGCCTGAAATAAGTCAAAACAActgcagcatcatcatcaaTGACCTCAAGAAGTCAGACTCTGGATCATATCAGCTCAGAGTTAATGGTTTATTATCTGGGAAACAGGATGGATTTACATTCATTCCAAGAGCAACAGTCTCTGTTAAAG GTCTGAGTCAGAAGCCCACAGTGATGATTCCTCCACTGACAGAGGGACATCAGGCCACATTGACCTGCACTGCTCCTGGTCTCTGCTCTGGATCTGTTCCTGAAATTACCTGGACATGGAGAAGAGCAGGAGTTAATGATTCTCACATCACAGGAAACATCACTGATTTCAAAACTGAGAATCTGACTGCtgtcacacagagacacagctcaaccttgacctttgacccttcaGCTGAACACCATGGCACAGAGGTCACCTGTAAGGTCAGGTTCACAAGAAACATAATAACAGACGAGACAGTGACTCTGAATGTGTCCT ATGTGAAGGAAGTTAAAATCACTGGGAAAACAAGTGTAAAGAAGGGTGAGACTCTGAATCTGACCTGCAGTGTTGAAAGTTTCCCTCCTTCATTTGTCATGTGGACAAAACTTTCTGAGCAAAACatgcagaacagaacagaagctAATCtgcagaaagacactgaacctcagaAACAAACTGGAATGGCCGCTCTTTCCATCTCTAATGTGACAGCAGACCATTCTGGACAGTACATCTGCACAGCAAAACATCTGAACCACACCCTGAAGAAACAAGCGAATGTAACAGTGACAT aTATCAGAAACCCTGCAATTACTGGGAATACAACAGTTATCATGGGCGAATCTTTGAATCTAACCTGCAATGTTCAAAGTTTCCCTCCAACAATTATTATGTGGACTAAACCTGGTCCTACAAGCCTGCACAATGGAACTGATACTGACCTGCAGACCAACAGTGGATCTGCCACACTTTTTATCCCTGAAATGACAGCAAAACATTCTGGGATGTACCGCTGTATAGTGAAGCACATGGACACAACATTACATGTACTTGCTAATGTAACTGTGATTT GGTTTCCAAAGATCTTAAGTAGCTCTGGATGTGAGGTTCAGTCGGACGTCCTGacctgtgtgtgtatcagtgagGGGCTTCCTTTACCCACCACCAAATGGCCTCTGTTGGAGAACCACACTGAGTACTCTGTCACTACCACTGTGTCAAATCACACAGTCAACAGCACCATCATCCTAACTGTGAACCATGTTAACACATCTGTTGAGTGTGtcattaacaataaaaattgGGAGGTAAAACAAAACTTCGCCATCAGAAAAAGTTTGCCAGTGCAAcagggtgggtgtgtgtcttCTCAGCTAAACTCCTTCTGCTTTAAACCACAGTCTGATCACATTTTTAGTATCACATTTTCAACTGtgaattacaataaattgtACACATGTTGTTGCATTATTATTCAggacaaaatattttcttttcccccttCTGATTGCAGATGA